One part of the Alligator mississippiensis isolate rAllMis1 chromosome 3, rAllMis1, whole genome shotgun sequence genome encodes these proteins:
- the IRX1 gene encoding iroquois-class homeodomain protein IRX-1 isoform X2, translating into MSFPQLGYPQYLSASQAVYGSDRPGVLAAAAAAAAAAAAASGRPGGAELGSGSAAVTSVLGMYASPYSAPNYSAFLPYTADLSLFSQMGSQYELKDNPGVHPATFAAHNAHGYYPYGQFQYGDPGRPKNATRESTSTLKAWLNEHRKNPYPTKGEKIMLAIITKMTLTQVSTWFANARRRLKKENKVTWGSRSKDQEDPALFGSDTEGDPEKTEDDEEIDLESIDIDKIDENDGEQSNEDDEDKAELLRPAGHADPLGKDKEPDGLKPRDALGLAKEPADSSTRLASPGAPSSLQGPAHSKPKIWSLAETATSPDGALKSSPPPAAAAPVAPAAPQLQHPAFLPSHGLYTCQIGKFHNWTNGAFLTQSSLLNVRSLLGVNHHHAAHHNHHLQAQQQQQQQPAVLAATLGALSGDKASERTSPKHIGTLLMRNRVFE; encoded by the exons ATGTCCTTCCCCCAGCTGGGCTACCCGCAGTACCTCAGCGCCAGCCAGGCGGTCTACGGCAGCGACCGGCCCGGGGTgctggccgccgccgccgccgctgcagccgccgccgccgccgcctccggccGGCCCGGGGGCGCCGAGCTGGGGAGCGGCTCGGCCGCTGTCACCTCCGTGCTGGGCATGTACGCCAGCCCCTACAGCGCCCCCAACTACAGCGCCTTCCTGCCCTACACCGCGGATCTCAGCCTCTTCTCGCAGATG GGCTCCCAGTACGAGCTGAAGGATAACCCGGGGGTCCACCCTGCCACCTTCGCTGCCCACAATGCCCACGGCTACTACCCCTACGGGCAGTTCCAGTACGGGGACCCGGGGCGGCCCAAGAACGCCACCCGCGAGAGCACCAGCACGCTCAAGGCCTGGCTCAACGAGCACCGCAAGAACCCCTACCCCACCAAGGGCGAGAAGATCATGCTGGCCATCATCACCAAGATGACCCTCACGCAGGTCTCCACCTGGTTCGCCAACGCCCGGCGCCGGCTCAAGAAGGAGAACAAGGTGACCTGGGGCTCGCGGAGCAAGGACCAGGAGGACCCCGCGCTCTTCGGCAGCGACACGGAGGGCGACCCCGAGAAGACGGAGGACGACGAGGAGATCGACCTGGAGAGCATCGACATCGACAAGATCGACGAGAACGACGGCGAGCAGAGCAACGAGGACGACGAGGACAAGGCGGAGCTGCTGCGGCCGGCCGGGCACGCCGACCCGCTGGGCAAGGACAAGGAGCCCGACGGGCTCAAGCCCCGCGACGCCCTCGGCCTGGCCAAGGAGCCGGCGGACAGCAGCACCCGCCTGGCCAGCCCCGGCGCGcccagcagcctgcagggcccgGCGCACAGCAAGCCCAAGATCTGGTCCCTGGCCGAGACGGCCACCAGCCCCGACGGCGCGCTCAAGTCctcgccgccgcccgccgccgccgcgccggtGGCCCCCGCGGCCCCGCAGCTGCAGCACCCCGCCTTCCTCCCCAGCCACGGACTCTACACCTGCCAGATCGGCAAGTTCCACAACTGGACAAACGGGGCTTTCCTTACGCAGAGCTCCCTCTTGAACGTACGCTCCCTCTTGGGGGTAAACCACCACCACGCGGCCCATCACAACCACCAcctccaggcccagcagcagcagcagcagcagccggccGTGCTGGCGGCCACCCTGGGGGCCCTGAGCGGCGACAAGGCTTCAGAGCGGACCAGCCCCAAGCACATAG GAACATTACTTATGCGGAACAGAGTGTTTGAATAA
- the IRX1 gene encoding iroquois-class homeodomain protein IRX-1 isoform X1 — MSFPQLGYPQYLSASQAVYGSDRPGVLAAAAAAAAAAAAASGRPGGAELGSGSAAVTSVLGMYASPYSAPNYSAFLPYTADLSLFSQMGSQYELKDNPGVHPATFAAHNAHGYYPYGQFQYGDPGRPKNATRESTSTLKAWLNEHRKNPYPTKGEKIMLAIITKMTLTQVSTWFANARRRLKKENKVTWGSRSKDQEDPALFGSDTEGDPEKTEDDEEIDLESIDIDKIDENDGEQSNEDDEDKAELLRPAGHADPLGKDKEPDGLKPRDALGLAKEPADSSTRLASPGAPSSLQGPAHSKPKIWSLAETATSPDGALKSSPPPAAAAPVAPAAPQLQHPAFLPSHGLYTCQIGKFHNWTNGAFLTQSSLLNVRSLLGVNHHHAAHHNHHLQAQQQQQQQPAVLAATLGALSGDKASERTSPKHIERENVPRTDSPPPQLKSPFQPVRDNSLAQQEGTPRILTALPSA, encoded by the exons ATGTCCTTCCCCCAGCTGGGCTACCCGCAGTACCTCAGCGCCAGCCAGGCGGTCTACGGCAGCGACCGGCCCGGGGTgctggccgccgccgccgccgctgcagccgccgccgccgccgcctccggccGGCCCGGGGGCGCCGAGCTGGGGAGCGGCTCGGCCGCTGTCACCTCCGTGCTGGGCATGTACGCCAGCCCCTACAGCGCCCCCAACTACAGCGCCTTCCTGCCCTACACCGCGGATCTCAGCCTCTTCTCGCAGATG GGCTCCCAGTACGAGCTGAAGGATAACCCGGGGGTCCACCCTGCCACCTTCGCTGCCCACAATGCCCACGGCTACTACCCCTACGGGCAGTTCCAGTACGGGGACCCGGGGCGGCCCAAGAACGCCACCCGCGAGAGCACCAGCACGCTCAAGGCCTGGCTCAACGAGCACCGCAAGAACCCCTACCCCACCAAGGGCGAGAAGATCATGCTGGCCATCATCACCAAGATGACCCTCACGCAGGTCTCCACCTGGTTCGCCAACGCCCGGCGCCGGCTCAAGAAGGAGAACAAGGTGACCTGGGGCTCGCGGAGCAAGGACCAGGAGGACCCCGCGCTCTTCGGCAGCGACACGGAGGGCGACCCCGAGAAGACGGAGGACGACGAGGAGATCGACCTGGAGAGCATCGACATCGACAAGATCGACGAGAACGACGGCGAGCAGAGCAACGAGGACGACGAGGACAAGGCGGAGCTGCTGCGGCCGGCCGGGCACGCCGACCCGCTGGGCAAGGACAAGGAGCCCGACGGGCTCAAGCCCCGCGACGCCCTCGGCCTGGCCAAGGAGCCGGCGGACAGCAGCACCCGCCTGGCCAGCCCCGGCGCGcccagcagcctgcagggcccgGCGCACAGCAAGCCCAAGATCTGGTCCCTGGCCGAGACGGCCACCAGCCCCGACGGCGCGCTCAAGTCctcgccgccgcccgccgccgccgcgccggtGGCCCCCGCGGCCCCGCAGCTGCAGCACCCCGCCTTCCTCCCCAGCCACGGACTCTACACCTGCCAGATCGGCAAGTTCCACAACTGGACAAACGGGGCTTTCCTTACGCAGAGCTCCCTCTTGAACGTACGCTCCCTCTTGGGGGTAAACCACCACCACGCGGCCCATCACAACCACCAcctccaggcccagcagcagcagcagcagcagccggccGTGCTGGCGGCCACCCTGGGGGCCCTGAGCGGCGACAAGGCTTCAGAGCGGACCAGCCCCAAGCACATAG AAAGAGAAAATGTACCAAGAACTGATTCCCCACCTCCGCAGTTAAAATCGCCTTTCCAGCCTGTCCGTGACAA CTCTTTGGCTCAGCAAGAGGGAACACCGCGAATTTTAACAGCTCTCCCTTCTGCTTGA